A genomic stretch from Sulfobacillus thermosulfidooxidans includes:
- a CDS encoding metal-dependent hydrolase family protein yields MEYLLYNIHLVDVSHRQVRDEPWALVWDHDGIIRESGPEKIIGVRFPHATRINGQNRYVLPGFIDCHVHFSAAGHPNKWDDLTLTVPEMTARALVHARRTLFRGITSVRDAGSPFGIGVGVRRAIEHGWHEGPHMRVAGTPFSITGGHADPANGFPAHIHWEGGAVVDSPDDARKEARRQLREGVDVLKFMASGGVMSTGDKSTERGLLLEEMAAAVAEAKNRGKKTMAHAQAQEGIENALKAGVDSIEHGFYLSDWAIEEMIKREVTLVATLTAVQQIIDHGVESGIAPASVEKAKIAREAHQNSLQRAFRAGVRFAMGTDAGTPFNYHGDNAQEIRYLLEVGLNIWDALEAATIHGAELLDIPTGVIAPGFWADLVLWPDNPIERPATLWTPTDRHQVIKKGELLNSKEGAV; encoded by the coding sequence GTGGAATATTTATTATACAACATTCATTTAGTTGACGTGTCTCATCGTCAAGTGCGCGATGAACCATGGGCTCTTGTATGGGATCACGATGGCATTATTCGTGAGAGCGGCCCCGAAAAGATTATCGGCGTTCGTTTTCCGCATGCGACGCGGATAAATGGACAAAACCGTTATGTGTTACCAGGGTTTATCGATTGTCATGTTCATTTTTCTGCTGCCGGCCATCCAAATAAATGGGACGACTTAACCTTAACCGTTCCTGAAATGACAGCACGCGCCTTGGTGCACGCGAGGCGCACACTCTTCAGAGGTATCACTAGTGTGCGTGACGCCGGTTCGCCTTTTGGCATTGGCGTTGGCGTCCGCCGCGCTATTGAGCACGGCTGGCATGAGGGACCTCATATGCGGGTGGCCGGGACACCGTTTTCTATTACGGGAGGGCATGCCGACCCCGCTAATGGATTTCCCGCGCACATCCATTGGGAGGGTGGCGCTGTTGTCGATTCTCCAGATGATGCCCGGAAAGAAGCACGGCGGCAGTTGCGTGAGGGCGTCGATGTCTTGAAGTTCATGGCATCTGGGGGGGTCATGTCAACAGGAGATAAAAGTACCGAACGTGGCTTATTGTTGGAAGAGATGGCCGCTGCTGTTGCGGAGGCGAAAAATCGGGGCAAAAAAACTATGGCCCATGCCCAGGCTCAAGAAGGCATTGAAAATGCCCTGAAAGCTGGAGTTGATTCGATTGAACATGGATTTTATCTATCAGATTGGGCGATTGAAGAAATGATTAAACGTGAGGTCACGTTAGTTGCGACCTTAACAGCTGTGCAACAAATTATTGACCATGGCGTGGAATCTGGGATTGCCCCGGCGTCGGTAGAAAAGGCCAAAATTGCCAGAGAGGCCCACCAAAATAGTTTGCAGCGGGCCTTTCGTGCCGGGGTACGCTTTGCCATGGGGACGGACGCCGGCACTCCCTTTAACTATCATGGAGACAATGCCCAAGAAATCCGCTATCTCTTAGAGGTAGGGTTAAACATTTGGGATGCCTTAGAAGCCGCCACCATCCACGGTGCTGAGTTATTGGACATTCCTACTGGGGTTATTGCGCCGGGTTTCTGGGCGGATTTGGTTTTGTGGCCCGATAACCCCATTGAGCGTCCGGCCACGTTATGGACCCCAACTGACCGTCACCAGGTAATCAAAAAAGGAGAACTTTTGAACAGCAAGGAGGGAGCCGTATGA
- a CDS encoding MFS transporter, whose amino-acid sequence MVTTETVAVPSRKRGAWKTGFFTFAHFLNDSYPNLYPALLPVLMVAMHFSVALAGLLSSIAALTTQLLQPLMGLWADRVGTRYFVVGGLMVGSIVSAAALAYAPTYAIFVVALLVAGLGNAAFHPHASALVGDLAGSRKGLGMSFFMIGGNFGRALAPIAATTAFLYWGRQGLWVLAIPGMAMAGIMWWVMRPAPRPQTRAVKIWTPAFRQGLKHSGNLLVVVMLRNLASMATVTLVPILWHSLHRSLSEAAALLSVLFLVGSLGNMTGGAISDRIGAKPVLIGSALASTIFLLWFLHAQGIWIWITIGLLGFALYSTGSVVMVAGQSLFPDNKGMASGLTLGVGNTLGALAVGAIGILAKHTSTEIALNTTALLLLLSIPFSMRLRAL is encoded by the coding sequence ATGGTGACCACAGAGACAGTGGCCGTACCGAGTCGAAAACGCGGTGCCTGGAAAACTGGATTTTTTACTTTTGCTCATTTTTTAAACGATTCTTACCCAAATTTATATCCGGCTTTGCTACCGGTTTTGATGGTCGCCATGCACTTTTCTGTAGCATTAGCCGGACTGTTAAGTTCAATTGCCGCGTTGACCACGCAGTTGTTACAACCTTTGATGGGTTTATGGGCGGATCGGGTTGGTACCCGGTATTTCGTGGTCGGGGGTCTTATGGTGGGAAGTATCGTATCAGCGGCAGCATTAGCCTATGCGCCCACTTATGCGATTTTTGTGGTGGCATTGCTGGTGGCCGGATTGGGTAATGCCGCATTTCATCCGCATGCGTCAGCGCTGGTCGGGGACTTAGCTGGATCGCGCAAGGGGCTCGGTATGAGTTTCTTCATGATTGGGGGAAACTTCGGACGCGCTCTTGCGCCGATTGCTGCGACCACGGCTTTTCTGTACTGGGGACGGCAAGGGCTATGGGTTCTGGCGATACCGGGGATGGCGATGGCCGGTATCATGTGGTGGGTGATGCGTCCTGCCCCGCGTCCTCAAACTAGGGCTGTGAAAATTTGGACACCGGCGTTTCGCCAAGGGTTAAAGCACTCAGGAAATTTGCTCGTTGTGGTCATGCTGAGAAATTTGGCGAGCATGGCGACTGTGACCTTGGTCCCCATCTTATGGCACTCGTTGCATCGTTCATTGAGTGAAGCGGCAGCCCTATTATCTGTTCTGTTTTTAGTGGGGAGCTTAGGGAATATGACAGGAGGTGCCATTTCGGACCGCATTGGAGCCAAACCTGTTCTCATTGGATCAGCCCTAGCTTCGACGATTTTTCTTTTGTGGTTTTTGCATGCTCAAGGCATATGGATTTGGATTACGATAGGTCTTCTCGGGTTTGCTTTATATTCGACCGGATCCGTCGTGATGGTAGCCGGACAATCGCTGTTTCCCGACAATAAAGGCATGGCATCAGGCCTCACCTTAGGTGTGGGCAACACTTTAGGGGCACTGGCTGTAGGGGCGATAGGTATTTTAGCTAAACATACAAGTACGGAGATCGCTTTGAACACGACCGCATTATTACTGCTGCTAAGTATCCCCTTTAGTATGCGCTTGCGAGCGTTGTGA
- a CDS encoding S9 family peptidase, with product MMNTKKLMPYGFWPSVLTPERMVELTKVFDVQWDRRGQDVVVFEKREGQSRLLRINPTFGFPRDLISTNPVVVRVNYGGGEYTVGSDAVFFVSRGRIYRKPLDDGLAEALTKGNFQPASPTLSPNEQWLCFVYNNKEEDGLAVVPALPGPHKPVVLLTGYDFFMQPTWHPTGQQIAVIAWNHPFMPWDSPYLLLLDVSTDLQYPQITQVTVLQGPDQGILFQPEFSPDGRYLAYVGEVDDLTQLFLCDLQTHQTRQLTHQNGELAMPAWRQGVRTIGWHRDSQHIYYIVNVEGKMNVWRTDVEGKNHICLTTDLPFDVYRQIAVSPKDNRIAMRAVSTTQPERIIVLDDDIDTPWHVIRYTTSNEIPGCYYSRAQRLRWGQHPHMRYGLYYPPTHPQYEDHGPPPMVVLLHGGPTGQAFMMFCAQAQFLATRGFAVLLVNHRGSTGYGKAYRESLRHQWGIYDVEDSISGVEYCIEEGLARRDAIYIMGSSAGGLTVYNALIHFPGVFRAGITLYGVANLWTFSNETHKFERHYQDFLIGPLPEATETYNDRSPVLHADKIQDPVAIFQGSQDPVVPLSQTMEMIAALKSHHVPVFYRVFEGEGHGWHSPKTVAQFYHDLEDFLQDSLKSLND from the coding sequence ATGATGAATACGAAAAAACTCATGCCATATGGTTTTTGGCCTAGCGTGTTAACGCCCGAACGGATGGTCGAATTGACCAAAGTTTTTGACGTACAATGGGACCGGCGAGGCCAGGACGTGGTAGTATTTGAGAAACGGGAAGGACAGTCCCGTCTGCTTCGAATCAATCCGACTTTTGGATTCCCGCGCGATCTCATTAGCACCAATCCTGTGGTAGTACGCGTGAATTATGGTGGTGGTGAGTATACGGTCGGAAGCGATGCCGTATTTTTTGTTTCGAGAGGCCGTATTTACCGCAAACCATTGGATGACGGATTAGCTGAAGCGCTAACCAAAGGGAATTTCCAACCAGCGTCCCCGACCTTATCGCCCAATGAACAATGGCTTTGTTTTGTTTATAACAATAAAGAAGAAGATGGGTTAGCCGTCGTACCCGCCCTCCCCGGGCCCCATAAACCCGTCGTACTATTAACCGGGTATGATTTCTTTATGCAGCCCACATGGCATCCCACTGGACAGCAGATAGCAGTCATTGCCTGGAATCATCCCTTTATGCCTTGGGATAGCCCCTACTTGCTCTTATTAGATGTATCCACAGACCTACAATATCCTCAAATCACCCAGGTAACCGTCCTACAAGGTCCGGATCAGGGGATTTTGTTTCAGCCAGAATTCTCCCCGGATGGCCGGTATTTAGCATATGTTGGAGAAGTGGATGATCTCACACAACTCTTCCTATGTGATTTACAAACCCATCAAACGCGCCAATTGACCCATCAAAATGGCGAATTGGCGATGCCCGCATGGCGCCAAGGAGTCCGAACCATCGGGTGGCACCGAGACAGTCAGCATATCTATTACATTGTCAACGTCGAAGGAAAAATGAATGTCTGGCGAACCGATGTTGAGGGGAAAAATCATATCTGTCTGACCACAGATTTACCATTTGATGTTTACCGTCAAATTGCGGTCTCGCCTAAAGATAACCGAATTGCCATGCGCGCTGTCAGCACAACCCAGCCGGAGCGCATTATTGTTCTTGATGACGACATCGACACTCCCTGGCATGTGATACGCTACACCACATCCAATGAAATACCGGGGTGTTACTATTCCCGTGCGCAAAGATTAAGATGGGGGCAACACCCGCATATGCGCTATGGTCTTTATTATCCACCAACGCATCCGCAGTATGAAGATCACGGCCCACCGCCCATGGTTGTGCTATTGCATGGAGGCCCCACGGGCCAAGCCTTCATGATGTTTTGTGCCCAAGCTCAGTTTTTAGCTACTCGCGGTTTCGCCGTATTATTGGTCAATCACCGGGGCAGCACAGGTTACGGTAAAGCATACCGGGAAAGTTTGCGTCATCAATGGGGAATTTATGATGTTGAAGACAGTATTTCAGGGGTTGAGTACTGTATAGAAGAAGGACTGGCGCGCCGTGATGCCATATATATCATGGGTTCGAGTGCAGGCGGCCTTACAGTTTATAATGCCTTAATTCATTTCCCTGGAGTTTTTCGGGCGGGAATCACTCTTTATGGAGTTGCTAATCTCTGGACGTTTTCCAATGAAACACACAAGTTTGAACGGCATTATCAAGACTTTTTAATTGGCCCCTTGCCGGAAGCCACCGAGACCTACAATGATCGGTCCCCCGTGCTTCATGCCGATAAAATTCAGGATCCGGTGGCGATTTTCCAGGGTAGCCAAGATCCTGTGGTGCCACTGTCTCAAACCATGGAAATGATTGCGGCTTTAAAGTCCCATCATGTTCCGGTATTTTACCGTGTATTCGAAGGCGAGGGTCATGGATGGCATAGTCCCAAAACCGTCGCACAATTTTATCACGACCTCGAAGATTTTTTGCAGGATTCGCTTAAATCCCTGAACGATTAA
- a CDS encoding DUF1992 domain-containing protein gives MNEKTRVMARLRHLVSDLEHPWHYVDELIVKAMNQGVFDNLPGKGKPQFIESHHHPEYWANKLLKDHGYVPEWMVLGNDIDRFDEELQTIRQQVLHGKPVTPALREHVTNLCNARQVLLRLYNQKVPVPSLQRGPRTPDQFLSGE, from the coding sequence GTGAACGAAAAAACGCGAGTGATGGCACGCCTTCGTCATCTTGTATCCGATTTGGAACACCCATGGCATTATGTCGACGAGCTTATTGTTAAGGCAATGAACCAGGGCGTTTTCGATAACTTGCCAGGCAAAGGCAAACCCCAATTCATCGAGTCTCATCATCATCCTGAATATTGGGCGAATAAGCTCCTTAAAGATCACGGGTATGTTCCAGAATGGATGGTATTGGGAAATGATATAGACCGTTTTGATGAGGAGTTGCAAACAATCCGCCAACAGGTTTTGCATGGTAAGCCGGTGACTCCTGCATTACGCGAACATGTGACCAATTTATGTAATGCGCGGCAGGTCTTGCTCCGTCTCTATAACCAGAAAGTTCCGGTGCCATCACTGCAACGAGGCCCCAGAACTCCTGATCAGTTTTTGTCTGGAGAATGA
- a CDS encoding M20 metallopeptidase family protein codes for MIPDNIQALAPNMVQWRRHLHTHPELGYEEYDTQKFILSTLRAMGHHPIVAGDTGVVVDIGTDGPIVLARADIDALPIEEESPIDYRSRREGVMHACGHDGHTAMLLGVAQVLPQFLDKIPGRARLIFQPAEERHPGGALKMIRDGVLDGVIRVTGLHLQSELPAGKIGARPGVQSANSDRFDILIEGKGGHGSAPHHTIDPIPVMAQMIMAMQTIISRQINPTDAAVLTISAAQSGSAYNAIPSRAELKGTVRTFNQDVQNRIIEQMRQVMEGTAETFGAHAELQYRKGYPSVVNSQEEWKIFKDVVEKFAGRDVWIDVEQRMGGEDFAYYLQQRPGVFWNLGAHDPRYPYPHHHSQFNFAESVMPLGVWIMVQTILAFIREPLSPSGARQTENS; via the coding sequence ATGATCCCTGACAATATTCAGGCTTTGGCCCCAAATATGGTTCAATGGCGCCGCCATCTCCATACTCATCCCGAATTAGGCTACGAGGAATATGACACCCAAAAATTTATCCTGTCTACGTTGAGAGCGATGGGGCATCATCCCATCGTCGCAGGAGATACCGGCGTCGTTGTGGATATTGGTACGGATGGTCCGATCGTATTGGCGCGTGCCGATATTGATGCGTTACCCATTGAGGAAGAATCCCCTATCGATTATCGTTCACGGCGCGAGGGAGTCATGCATGCTTGTGGTCATGATGGACATACGGCCATGTTACTGGGAGTGGCGCAGGTGTTGCCGCAATTTCTTGACAAAATTCCCGGGCGAGCCCGCTTGATTTTTCAACCAGCGGAAGAACGGCATCCCGGTGGGGCATTGAAGATGATACGTGATGGCGTGTTAGATGGCGTGATCCGGGTTACGGGATTGCACTTACAGTCGGAGCTGCCTGCTGGAAAAATTGGGGCTCGGCCCGGGGTGCAGTCAGCTAACTCTGATCGCTTCGACATCCTGATCGAGGGGAAAGGAGGACATGGATCGGCACCGCACCATACCATTGATCCGATTCCTGTTATGGCGCAAATGATCATGGCTATGCAAACCATTATCTCGCGTCAAATCAATCCGACAGATGCGGCCGTTCTAACCATCAGCGCGGCTCAGAGCGGATCGGCATACAATGCCATCCCCAGCCGAGCAGAACTTAAAGGGACGGTCCGTACATTTAACCAAGATGTTCAAAACCGAATAATCGAGCAGATGAGGCAAGTTATGGAGGGCACGGCCGAGACATTTGGGGCTCATGCGGAACTGCAGTATCGGAAAGGTTATCCTTCGGTCGTGAATAGTCAAGAAGAGTGGAAGATTTTTAAAGATGTGGTTGAAAAGTTTGCAGGGCGTGATGTTTGGATTGACGTGGAACAGCGTATGGGTGGAGAAGATTTTGCTTATTACCTGCAACAACGGCCAGGTGTGTTCTGGAATTTAGGGGCGCATGATCCCCGTTATCCGTATCCCCATCATCATAGCCAATTTAATTTTGCGGAATCGGTGATGCCTTTAGGCGTATGGATTATGGTGCAAACGATTTTGGCATTTATTCGAGAACCCCTATCGCCAAGTGGCGCACGACAGACAGAAAATTCTTGA
- a CDS encoding MFS transporter, whose amino-acid sequence MSTNTNRAAENRAERTVRSVARQSPLYFFIIVLVSAIPAFLEGFDTNLYSFGSPYIVQNVHGSSALLGEVGTGFALGIAIFSMVGGYLFDRFSVKYTVMGSVIIFAVFTVVTGFVTNSVELLLARLLVGVGIGIFQPAIIALLGDIFFETRGRAVSAFAVFFGGGLFVGPYLITPFLPHYQIPFIISGIASAIALLIFYGVIPKTYKKIEKRRIGFAGIFHRNVVILSLSIFLFGIALFGYLGYYSDYLLKGLNLAPSQAAEVASMGGLGGLICAFPLGYLADRFGRKYLVSVAAFLIMIGSLGMFLVAKQIGLLTALTFSFGAGWGIYVDLVATMAQDSVDDAIAGTVTGWIFLVFNIGALLGGPLFALLLPQGFVVAGVVTLGLSSTVSLILTLFTKRIDQSNILTVE is encoded by the coding sequence TTGTCAACGAATACCAACAGAGCCGCAGAAAATCGGGCTGAAAGGACTGTGCGATCGGTCGCACGACAAAGCCCACTATATTTCTTTATTATTGTGCTGGTTTCCGCTATTCCAGCGTTTTTGGAAGGATTTGACACCAACTTATATTCCTTTGGTTCACCATACATTGTGCAAAATGTTCATGGATCGAGTGCCTTGTTGGGCGAAGTGGGTACCGGATTTGCTTTGGGCATTGCCATCTTTAGTATGGTCGGAGGCTATTTATTTGACCGATTCTCAGTAAAGTATACCGTAATGGGTTCGGTAATCATTTTTGCGGTATTTACCGTGGTTACCGGATTTGTGACGAACTCTGTTGAATTATTGCTCGCTCGCTTATTGGTAGGGGTCGGTATTGGTATTTTCCAACCCGCTATTATCGCTTTGCTTGGCGATATTTTTTTCGAAACCCGGGGCCGAGCTGTTTCCGCATTCGCGGTATTTTTTGGTGGAGGATTATTTGTGGGTCCGTATTTGATCACACCCTTTTTGCCCCACTACCAGATTCCCTTTATTATCTCAGGGATTGCTAGTGCTATTGCCCTGCTTATCTTTTATGGCGTCATCCCCAAAACCTATAAAAAGATTGAAAAGCGGCGTATCGGCTTTGCCGGTATTTTTCACCGCAATGTCGTCATTTTGTCCTTATCCATTTTTCTCTTTGGGATTGCGTTATTTGGCTACTTGGGATACTACTCGGATTATCTCTTGAAAGGTTTAAATTTGGCTCCTAGTCAGGCCGCAGAAGTTGCGTCAATGGGTGGATTAGGCGGATTAATCTGTGCTTTTCCCCTCGGTTATTTAGCCGACCGCTTTGGCCGTAAGTATTTGGTCAGTGTCGCGGCATTTCTCATCATGATAGGGAGTCTAGGCATGTTTCTGGTCGCCAAACAGATTGGGCTCTTAACGGCTTTGACGTTTTCCTTTGGAGCTGGTTGGGGGATTTATGTCGATTTGGTTGCGACCATGGCCCAGGATTCGGTGGACGATGCGATTGCAGGCACCGTAACGGGTTGGATTTTTCTGGTCTTTAATATCGGAGCGTTACTAGGCGGTCCCTTATTTGCCTTGCTGCTACCACAGGGATTTGTTGTGGCAGGCGTTGTCACACTAGGATTGTCCAGTACCGTCTCTTTGATTCTCACCTTATTCACAAAACGTATCGACCAAAGTAACATTTTAACTGTGGAATAG
- a CDS encoding GNAT family N-acetyltransferase, producing the protein MGMKGQELFMIIKEVCTPNEWNMFRTLLEAYARSLDFSLEFQNFSAEIANLSRVYCRPNGVAIVALENTEAVGCVAYRQLAPKICEIKRLFIRPAYRQRGVARQLILTLMTIAKNDGYHVMRLDTVPSMTAAIHLYLALGFKDIPPYYSNPVAGARFMEITLR; encoded by the coding sequence ATGGGAATGAAAGGGCAAGAACTCTTTATGATTATCAAAGAAGTATGTACCCCAAACGAATGGAATATGTTCCGAACACTTCTCGAGGCGTATGCAAGAAGTCTGGATTTTTCCTTGGAATTTCAAAACTTTTCGGCCGAAATCGCCAATCTTTCCCGTGTTTACTGCCGTCCGAACGGCGTCGCTATTGTGGCGCTTGAAAACACGGAAGCCGTGGGATGTGTGGCTTATCGCCAGTTGGCGCCAAAGATTTGTGAAATAAAACGGCTCTTTATACGGCCCGCTTACCGTCAACGCGGCGTTGCCCGGCAGTTAATTTTAACACTCATGACCATCGCAAAGAATGACGGCTATCACGTGATGCGACTTGACACCGTACCGTCTATGACAGCGGCCATTCATCTTTATCTTGCATTGGGGTTTAAAGATATTCCACCTTATTATTCTAATCCTGTCGCTGGAGCAAGGTTTATGGAAATTACGCTAAGATAA
- a CDS encoding c-type cytochrome: MRKISTILAIIVLVSGCGTAVPSPHAKLYTYQPQWIGRGQKIFEQTCAPCHGQNGQGITGPALWGPNSAAAGFTHFSDLASFIQTNMPQDNPGSLSPKSAQSVASFIWHQNHRT; the protein is encoded by the coding sequence ATGCGCAAAATATCGACAATCCTGGCAATCATCGTGCTGGTCAGTGGATGCGGAACCGCTGTCCCCTCGCCACATGCTAAGCTTTACACCTATCAACCGCAGTGGATAGGTCGAGGCCAGAAAATTTTTGAACAAACCTGTGCACCTTGCCATGGTCAAAATGGGCAAGGCATTACGGGTCCGGCTTTATGGGGACCTAATTCGGCTGCAGCGGGATTTACCCACTTCTCCGACCTCGCTTCATTTATCCAAACGAATATGCCCCAGGATAATCCCGGTTCCCTGTCCCCGAAAAGCGCGCAAAGTGTGGCATCTTTCATTTGGCATCAAAATCACCGTACGTGA
- a CDS encoding PQQ-binding-like beta-propeller repeat protein — MKPLRLLALGIVGTSVLAGCGLFAGKPGWPTVADTQIGALDWTSYGLGGTHNAVIAPQSHFTANWIRQFSQPLMQPAVVRGTVYVGGIGQNPAVYALDAKTGATIWKTPVDNQIMTTPIVVHGEVFVGSGNHNYPMSHVPQYGTDIIRGNGANAIYALSAKTGQIIWERKTAGENMPTFVYKNNTLYIANGSDEVLALNATTGQTLWRLPIGSYVSMSSPELSGNLLYFGGAHPFAMYAVNIETHKIQWMHPFSHPLGGSDDVSPAVYRNNVYADVVVARNGQPHEIFYAFNAQNGHIEWEFDEGTGPIPQGPHGGPRDETVAPLVYNNTVYVGSPLNNVLYALNAQTGQLLWKDHLTGTLMQSPIAYNGVLYVGDTTGKFWAINASTGKLLGHRQFKGPFMPSSPVLVGQTIFTGTRLGQFMAIPLSSIQ; from the coding sequence ATGAAGCCTCTACGCTTATTGGCTCTAGGTATTGTAGGTACAAGCGTATTAGCTGGTTGTGGACTTTTTGCCGGAAAACCCGGATGGCCCACGGTGGCGGATACCCAAATTGGAGCATTAGACTGGACAAGTTATGGATTGGGCGGCACCCATAATGCTGTTATTGCACCCCAAAGCCATTTCACCGCCAATTGGATTCGACAGTTCTCTCAACCCTTAATGCAGCCGGCCGTCGTGCGGGGCACCGTTTATGTGGGCGGTATCGGCCAAAATCCCGCTGTGTACGCTCTAGACGCGAAAACTGGGGCAACAATCTGGAAAACACCAGTTGATAATCAAATTATGACTACCCCTATCGTCGTTCATGGCGAAGTCTTTGTGGGCTCAGGGAATCATAATTATCCGATGAGCCATGTGCCCCAATATGGCACGGATATTATCCGTGGCAATGGTGCCAACGCTATCTATGCTCTCAGCGCGAAAACCGGACAAATCATTTGGGAACGCAAAACTGCTGGCGAAAACATGCCAACCTTTGTCTATAAAAACAATACGTTATATATCGCCAACGGCAGCGATGAAGTGTTAGCCTTAAATGCCACCACCGGACAAACCCTATGGAGATTGCCCATCGGGTCTTACGTCAGCATGTCATCTCCCGAACTGTCGGGCAATCTCTTGTACTTTGGAGGAGCGCATCCTTTTGCTATGTATGCCGTGAACATTGAAACTCACAAAATTCAGTGGATGCATCCTTTTTCTCACCCATTAGGGGGATCCGATGATGTCTCACCCGCCGTGTACAGGAATAACGTTTATGCGGATGTAGTCGTGGCCCGAAATGGCCAACCTCACGAAATCTTTTACGCCTTCAACGCGCAAAACGGTCATATCGAATGGGAATTTGATGAAGGAACTGGACCTATTCCTCAGGGACCTCATGGTGGTCCCCGAGATGAAACGGTAGCTCCCCTCGTCTATAACAACACCGTCTATGTCGGCAGCCCGCTCAATAATGTCCTCTACGCATTAAATGCGCAAACAGGGCAGTTATTATGGAAAGATCACTTGACAGGAACTCTGATGCAGTCTCCTATCGCCTACAATGGAGTGCTCTATGTAGGCGATACTACAGGTAAGTTTTGGGCAATTAATGCCTCGACAGGAAAATTATTAGGGCATCGCCAGTTTAAAGGGCCTTTTATGCCTTCATCACCGGTCTTAGTGGGTCAAACGATTTTTACAGGCACCCGTTTAGGTCAGTTCATGGCCATTCCGTTATCATCAATCCAATAA
- a CDS encoding MurR/RpiR family transcriptional regulator, whose amino-acid sequence MVRTKPITLETFHAQVAAAAQTSSINQQIAEYVSEHYREASFMTASELAHAIGVSQASITRFSVAMGFSGFTDFVRTLQGLVREEWHTPERAVYVHSEWAGQKDLLVEQEIQNLEGLPDLMADSHVEAMAKAIASAKRVILAGARASSTIIPYAAYFLSKVKDGVEMATPNTPVWETFGLDPDPDSLVVAWVFPRYPLSLVTWLERLRRQNIQVAAFTDRWVSPAVHLADPVVVVPVASASLFDSYAAPFVLINYIIRQVAALTPGLQQRLEALEARDQANHAFWNRPNSK is encoded by the coding sequence ATGGTGCGGACAAAGCCTATCACCTTGGAAACATTCCATGCACAAGTCGCAGCGGCAGCACAAACATCATCAATTAATCAGCAGATTGCGGAGTACGTCTCAGAACATTATCGGGAAGCATCATTTATGACAGCGAGTGAATTAGCGCATGCCATTGGCGTCAGCCAAGCGTCCATCACTCGCTTTAGTGTCGCCATGGGATTCTCCGGATTTACCGACTTTGTGCGCACGCTACAAGGGCTGGTGCGAGAAGAGTGGCACACGCCGGAACGGGCCGTCTATGTCCATTCTGAATGGGCTGGCCAGAAAGATTTATTAGTGGAACAGGAAATTCAAAATTTGGAAGGTCTTCCCGATCTCATGGCGGACAGTCATGTCGAAGCCATGGCGAAAGCCATTGCCTCGGCAAAGCGAGTCATTCTGGCTGGTGCCCGGGCATCCTCCACAATTATTCCCTATGCTGCCTATTTCTTAAGCAAGGTCAAAGACGGGGTGGAAATGGCGACACCAAATACGCCTGTCTGGGAGACTTTTGGTCTCGATCCGGATCCGGATTCACTGGTGGTTGCCTGGGTTTTTCCACGGTATCCTTTATCGTTAGTGACATGGTTGGAACGTTTGCGGCGACAAAATATCCAAGTGGCGGCCTTTACAGATCGCTGGGTATCGCCCGCAGTCCATTTGGCGGATCCGGTGGTTGTGGTGCCCGTGGCTAGTGCCTCGTTGTTTGATTCTTATGCCGCGCCATTTGTCCTGATTAATTATATTATTCGCCAAGTTGCAGCGCTGACGCCAGGATTACAACAACGCCTCGAAGCGTTGGAAGCTCGGGATCAAGCCAATCATGCGTTTTGGAACCGCCCTAATTCGAAATAA
- a CDS encoding alpha/beta fold hydrolase translates to MRAFGDSDKPPQEYAIEDHARDIVRLICAWNIKPVLICHSFGGAESLYVAAKVRRYIDSLIVLDTFSGGGSQNPASFSTGS, encoded by the coding sequence GTGCGGGCATTCGGAGATAGCGACAAACCGCCTCAAGAGTATGCGATTGAAGATCATGCACGGGATATTGTGCGGTTAATTTGTGCTTGGAATATCAAACCCGTCCTTATTTGCCATTCGTTTGGTGGCGCGGAATCGTTGTATGTGGCTGCAAAAGTTCGCCGTTATATTGATTCCCTCATTGTTTTGGACACATTTTCCGGTGGTGGATCCCAAAACCCGGCATCATTTTCAACGGGTTCGTGA